In one Vulgatibacter incomptus genomic region, the following are encoded:
- a CDS encoding thiamine biosynthesis protein yields MTKRKAKALGLISGGLDSMLALRIVRDVLGCEVRAVNFYTGFCITETQRRRGTTRADGTVKPNEALVAGAELHTEVELIDISDKGYLDVIANPKYGYGANANPCVDCRIDMFQRARQLLDEWGGDFIFTGEVLGQRPKSQRRHTMALIEKNAGLEGRLLRPLSAKLLPPTRAEEEGLIDREKLLDFSGRGRKPQIALAEELRLGSFPQPAGGCCYLTDETFARKFFDILDHREERRIEKEEILLLASGRHFRLSPRTKLIVGRTEGENFQLERHAEGRYLVAARDHAGPVALVEGEPTWEEMVLASRIVARYGKGKGEAEVLVEWKSEGGADELRVEPFLDDAAFEPFRI; encoded by the coding sequence ATGACGAAGCGAAAGGCGAAGGCCCTCGGGCTGATCTCGGGGGGCCTCGATTCGATGCTCGCCTTGAGGATCGTGCGGGACGTGCTGGGCTGCGAGGTCCGGGCCGTCAACTTCTACACGGGCTTCTGCATCACCGAGACCCAGCGCCGGCGGGGGACCACGCGGGCCGACGGCACGGTTAAGCCGAACGAGGCCCTGGTGGCAGGTGCGGAGCTCCATACCGAGGTCGAGCTCATCGACATCTCGGACAAGGGCTACCTCGATGTCATCGCGAACCCGAAGTACGGCTACGGCGCGAACGCGAACCCCTGCGTGGACTGCCGGATCGACATGTTCCAGAGGGCCCGCCAGCTCCTGGACGAGTGGGGCGGCGACTTCATCTTCACGGGCGAGGTCCTCGGGCAGCGTCCGAAGAGCCAGCGCCGCCACACCATGGCGCTGATCGAGAAGAACGCCGGCCTCGAGGGCAGGCTGCTCCGGCCGCTGTCCGCGAAGCTCCTCCCCCCGACCCGCGCGGAGGAGGAGGGGCTCATCGACCGCGAGAAGCTCCTCGACTTCTCGGGGCGGGGCCGAAAGCCCCAGATCGCGCTCGCCGAGGAGCTCCGTCTCGGGAGCTTCCCCCAGCCGGCGGGCGGCTGCTGCTACCTCACGGACGAGACCTTCGCCCGGAAGTTCTTCGACATCCTCGACCACCGCGAGGAGCGCCGCATCGAGAAGGAGGAGATCCTGCTCCTCGCCTCGGGCCGGCACTTCCGGCTGTCGCCCCGGACCAAGCTGATCGTCGGGAGGACGGAGGGGGAGAACTTCCAGCTCGAGCGCCACGCCGAGGGGCGCTACCTGGTGGCGGCGCGGGACCACGCGGGGCCCGTGGCCCTGGTGGAGGGCGAGCCGACCTGGGAGGAGATGGTCCTCGCGTCGCGGATCGTCGCCCGCTACGGAAAGGGCAAGGGCGAGGCCGAGGTGCTGGTCGAGTGGAAGAGCGAGGGCGGGGCGGACGAGCTCCGCGTGGAGCCCTTCCTCGACGACGCCGCCTTCGAGCCGTTCCGGATCTGA
- a CDS encoding sulfurtransferase TusA family protein: MERLEAARTIDTSGSFCPVPIIETAKAAKELEDSQVLLVIATDPGISSDMPVWCKGTGHELLGTERDGRTWRCWVRIRKPGPERS, encoded by the coding sequence ATGGAGCGACTCGAGGCCGCCAGGACCATCGATACCAGCGGTTCCTTCTGCCCGGTGCCGATCATCGAGACGGCGAAGGCGGCGAAGGAGCTCGAGGATTCGCAGGTCCTGCTGGTGATCGCCACGGATCCGGGGATCTCGAGCGACATGCCGGTCTGGTGCAAGGGCACGGGGCACGAGCTCCTGGGCACGGAGCGGGACGGTCGGACCTGGCGCTGCTGGGTCCGCATCCGGAAGCCCGGCCCGGAGAGGTCGTGA
- a CDS encoding DsbA family protein, whose translation MAKHSGSIAVALVVGAAIGFVGGRAMSPKAEAPSAPAAAGKAAAPVAQRPAAAGDQAIFNVPFDATQPMKGSKDAKVTIIEVSDFQCPFCNRVGPTVKQIEDAYGKDVRFVWANNPLGFHPNAMPAAEAAYAAHEQGKFWEMHDKLFANQSALTRENFEKFAQELGLDMAKFKAAIDSGKFKGQIEKEQALYTSRGARGTPGFFINGRLVSGAQPFDNFKRVIDEEIKRADAELAKGTKTADLYAALIAGGATAPAAAPAAAPEAPAKPVFVEIPAGAPSKGSPDAKVTIVEFSDFECPFCSRVNPTMKQIEDTYGKDVRVVFRHLPLPFHKNAGPAAEASMAAHEQGKFWAMHDKLFANQRDLTSENFEKWAGEIGLDVKKFKAALDSGKFKAAVDADSTYAGSVGARGTPAFFVNGKLVSGAQPFDAFKRVIDEELKRADAELAKGTKPAQLYQKLAGN comes from the coding sequence ATGGCGAAGCATTCTGGCTCGATTGCGGTGGCCCTCGTCGTAGGCGCCGCCATTGGTTTCGTCGGCGGGAGGGCCATGAGCCCGAAGGCCGAGGCGCCGTCCGCCCCCGCTGCTGCCGGCAAGGCCGCCGCACCGGTGGCCCAGCGCCCCGCGGCTGCCGGCGATCAGGCGATCTTCAACGTCCCCTTCGACGCCACCCAGCCGATGAAGGGCAGCAAGGACGCGAAGGTCACGATCATCGAGGTCTCGGACTTCCAGTGCCCGTTCTGCAACCGGGTCGGCCCGACCGTGAAGCAGATCGAGGACGCCTACGGCAAGGACGTCCGGTTCGTGTGGGCGAACAACCCGCTCGGCTTCCACCCGAACGCCATGCCCGCCGCCGAGGCCGCCTACGCGGCCCACGAGCAGGGCAAGTTCTGGGAGATGCACGACAAGCTCTTCGCGAACCAGAGCGCGCTGACCCGTGAGAACTTCGAGAAGTTCGCGCAGGAGCTCGGCCTCGACATGGCCAAGTTCAAGGCCGCCATCGACTCGGGCAAGTTCAAGGGCCAGATCGAGAAGGAGCAGGCGCTCTACACCTCGCGCGGCGCCCGCGGCACCCCCGGCTTCTTCATCAACGGCCGCCTGGTCTCCGGCGCGCAGCCCTTCGACAACTTCAAGCGCGTGATCGACGAGGAGATCAAGCGCGCCGACGCGGAGCTCGCCAAGGGCACCAAGACGGCCGATCTCTACGCCGCCCTCATCGCCGGTGGCGCCACCGCTCCCGCCGCCGCTCCCGCTGCCGCCCCCGAGGCTCCCGCCAAGCCGGTCTTCGTGGAGATCCCCGCCGGTGCCCCGAGCAAGGGCTCGCCGGACGCCAAGGTCACCATCGTCGAGTTCTCGGACTTCGAGTGCCCCTTCTGCTCGCGCGTGAACCCCACGATGAAGCAGATCGAGGACACCTACGGCAAGGACGTGCGCGTGGTCTTCCGCCACCTCCCCCTGCCCTTCCACAAGAACGCCGGGCCTGCCGCTGAGGCCTCGATGGCGGCCCACGAGCAGGGCAAGTTCTGGGCGATGCACGACAAGCTCTTCGCCAACCAGCGCGACCTCACCTCCGAGAACTTCGAGAAGTGGGCCGGCGAGATCGGCCTCGACGTGAAGAAGTTCAAGGCCGCCCTCGACTCCGGCAAGTTCAAGGCCGCCGTCGACGCCGACAGCACCTACGCCGGTTCGGTTGGCGCCCGCGGCACCCCGGCCTTCTTCGTCAACGGGAAGCTGGTCTCCGGCGCGCAGCCCTTTGACGCCTTCAAGCGGGTGATCGACGAGGAGCTCAAGCGCGCCGACGCCGAGCTCGCCAAGGGCACCAAGCCCGCGCAGCTCTACCAGAAGCTCGCCGGCAACTAA